The genomic interval TCTGGCCAAGAGAAACAGTTAATTTCCTGTGATAATAACATTGGTGTCTATTTTAAGCAATCATTGTTAAAATATTTGTTCAATGTATGACTTCAGGAGAAATTTGTTGCATTGAAATAAAGTGACAACTATTCATAATCGTACACCAATAACTCTATATACATAGCCTACTAACTCGTAGCTTTAATTTGAAGTTGGATCCCCACAGCCAAAGTCACTGTGGGGCCGCACAGTCTTACTTTAAACCAGCATCTAGGGAAGGCAAGAGTACATTAGCTCCAGTAAATAGAGCAACTTGCGAAGTCCATAGAGCAACAACCAAGTAAATTGctttacttggctgttttccgATGTACCTGCGACGAATACTGCCACCATCAAATTCAATAATACGGTGTGAATATCTGATCCATGTTTGCAGGGAATGTGCGGCAGGTGACCTAGCCGCCGCATACAACAGCCGTGGACAGATCAGATACCTGAGGGTGGACTTCACTGAGGCAATGGAGGACTACACTGAGGCCATAGGGGTCGACCCTCGTTTCGAAATACCCTTCTACAACAGAGGACTGATCCACTATAGATTAGGTATTACATCGTTAGTTCAAAAGTTGGACCATATCGTTGTTTTTGCTGATGGGGTTGTAATACTCCATGTCCAACAGTAGATGGAGCCAACGGAAAGATAATGACATGACATGTACTTTAGAATGAAATCATACATGAGCAGCAGAATAATTAAAGACTGCAGCTGTTGCTGCACGCATATGCAAATCATGCATATGAATTTTATACATGATTTGCTGAAACTTTATGGGACACTGCTGCCAACATTAATACCGGTACgccatttattcattcatgGTCATCATCATTGAGCATCGCTAAAATTTCTTATTATACAGGTTTTTTCGAAGAAGCCAAGAGAGACTTTCACCAAGTCCTGAAGATCAATCCAGACTTTGAAGAGGCCAAAGTCAGTCTCCTCCAGACGCTTCAGGACCAGCAGCACAGAATGACCCGGGGATACTGACCATGATGGATCAGCAGCATAGAATGACCCGGGGATACTGACCATGATGGACCAGCGGCACAGAAAGACCCAGTGGCTTGTTTGGCATTGTGATTTGCTTTCTCTTTTCGATGTATTTTTTGATTTGTATTAAATTATTGTCAAGTTAAtgaaaatgtgttattattttaatgttCTTTTTTGCTTGAGTATAATGTAGATATTTGATTTATCCAAATGAAGGCCTAACTTGGTGTAGAACCGATAGCTCAGTGCATCTATAAgcaaaaatatataggcctagccTATATATAGGCACAAACATATCTACCCAAAATTGTTAATTCTGCTCAATAACCTACGAAGATGGCGTTTGGGTAGGGGGGCTATCTTTGCAATACAATAGGTCATACGCCTATTACAATAGGCTTGCATTGCTTGCCCGCCCTTTACGGCTATGGGTTTTGATTGGCTATTGTGCGGGATAATAATGAAGGGTGTTTTTATACAAACTAGTGCCAGCTTGCTGCCGGATTGGACTTAATTGATCAGTTGTTAAGCATGCGCAGCGCGTAGCCACGTGCTGATGACTGCAGGTTAAAACAGCTGTTTGAGACGCATTCTCATCACCTGTGTTTTCGTCAACAGCCTTGAACTACTTGGGGTTGTGTAGGCTTGGATTTTATTTGCCATTATGACGATACACTTGAGTTTGTAAGTATTTATTTAGACTATTATTTGTGGTTAATGTTTGGATACTTTTTcatacattttcattttcaatCCAGCGTTTTATGGATTTTGATGGCAGTAGTCGTCGCAGGTCAAGCAAACCCACATTGGAAAACGAACAATCAGCCAAGTATAACAATTTCTTGCTCCATATATTTTCTTGGCATGTTAGTCTATGGATTGGAGCTAATGTAGCCTACTCTTGGGTTCACTAGATGCTGATATAAAGTCAGACTGTGCGGGCAGCCACATGACGCTGACTTTGGACGAAGTTTTGGCTGTGGGGAACCAACTTGAAATTGAAGCTACGAGTAAGATGTCTAGAGaattattgatttattattggTTGTCTCATTTAAATGAACTAATTTCTACTGAATTCTTATTCTGCTAGATGGCTCCGAACATATTTTACTGACGCCAGGCTTGGCTGCTAAATGTGGATATAGCATGGAATCTGACCCATGGGGCAACACCAGAATCTATACATCCTTGTTGGGCTGCTATGTTGACAACACAGTATGTCCACATAAACTTGTGTTGAAATGCCACACTGTGGGTTACAATGACAAACTCTAAAAGTGTTTTATTTATCCCTAGGATGATAAATTTTTTAATATTGGATTAAGACTCAAAATGTATAGTGACGGGACATCGGATGTGGTTACTCGTGACGTGACCAAAACATGCAGCTACTCTGCCTGGGCCTCCCAGGAGATCGTTTGTGACAGAAACTACATGGAAGTAGGTCCCTTGTTATGTGAACAACTGTTTCTGTTTTTGAATTGGCAACCTTATATTAATCGACTTGATTAGATCTCAAAAGACCTGGGGCAGAGAGACGCAAGCCCTCACACCAAAGGACATGCTGGGAACATAAAGGATGACTTGACCAACAACGCAATGCTAAATGTATGTTAAAgttcaatattattattttagtttGACCATGCTTTCATATTATCTACCTAATAATGTCTTGTCCTCAGGTCAATGACACGGCATATGGTATCTGGAAGATGACCTTTTACACCCCTGAGCCAACTGTGATGATGCTGGACGAGGTTCACGAGGCTGGCTATGGCGCTATGACTAGCCCTAATCGACTGGTTGTGCGAAGCCCATACAACACAGCACAGACCTACTCAGAAGATGTAGGCGTTGATTGGATACTCGTCACAAGATTTTGCTGAAGCCAGATTCTGTTTTTCTTAAATCCTCCTCTTGTAACTTTCAGGTGGCTGGTGTCCCAATGGAGGTTGTCAAAGTGGGCACTTACTTCACCACGCCACAGGGTCTGAGAATTGTGGATTTAACGGCTGCTTGTCCTACTGGTGAGTCTCCTGTCAGTGGTGGAACATGTTACTACCCTCATCTGGATTGTGGAAAGCACTAAAAGGCCCCACTAATGAGTTCACCATGTTCTGTCTAACAGGTGGTGTGACAGTTAATGATGGCATGATCTCATGGAACATTCCACGCTACATTACACCCCTGTTGACTGGCAGAgtgaaaatactggaaatgcacATGGGCATTAATGGAAAAAGGTTGGATAAAGCTCAGATGGCTTCCAGGGGCTACACGCTGTCTTCCACAGAATATCACCTAGTCATTGAGCTTCCGATTGGCTCTCCTGATGGTTACTTCAAGGTTTGGCTCGACTCTAATAAGAAATGAATCATAGCGGGTCAGTGGTGCTTTAATTAAAACTGCA from Gadus macrocephalus chromosome 21, ASM3116895v1 carries:
- the ttc32 gene encoding tetratricopeptide repeat protein 32, with protein sequence MESEGVYVENKPQILANAHSEFGKRNFELAEELYTKFISSCLHKRECAAGDLAAAYNSRGQIRYLRVDFTEAMEDYTEAIGVDPRFEIPFYNRGLIHYRLGFFEEAKRDFHQVLKINPDFEEAKVSLLQTLQDQQHRMTRGY